A window of the Zeugodacus cucurbitae isolate PBARC_wt_2022May chromosome 4, idZeuCucr1.2, whole genome shotgun sequence genome harbors these coding sequences:
- the LOC105212145 gene encoding alpha-(1,3)-fucosyltransferase fut-3 has protein sequence MYKVISMSDADSESEYTDHPKSPILGRAQLPPKRQRAVRKRQKRKNNFQGIQRRRKYLCLGIAALVTLCLLVVFISINNNKRGNQHTPSKTPLKALKMAVLNWQSDEEPRSLSCTRSVMNTTQLKDTRSFDAVIINSTMSNVLSGLDFKYVDPNDSLIILGTNKPLQLNNISLIDFDLSFYDKIFSYSLKSDFIWQSHKILRKNDSRVMAPTLYPNWDAPKANFSSHTSRTFFYESVSESSPLSLAILNRPCQPARKELIERITQNMDVHTYGDCGEYSCGEGICEFIPNTRGNRTYKFFLAFEEELCEDYVSKNFFRALAGRLLPVVFGGANYTRFAPPNSYINARDFASIRELTEYLLYLDQNPEEHIKYFTWHDSYQILPNSFKLQTICDYLTNARDTHIALDTMKTRNTTIVNWLSENMCRPYELPEAWTTGASD, from the exons ATGTACAAAGTGATATCAATGTCGGACGCCGATTCGGAGTCGGAATATACGGATCATCCCAAAAGCCCCATATTGGGAAGGGCACAGTTACCCCCCAAACGTCAGAGAGCAGTACGTAAACGTCAGAAACGAAAGAATAACTTCCAGGGCATACAACGGCGTAGAAAGTATCTGTGTTTGGGCATTGCAGCGCTTGTGACTCTGTGCTTATTGGTAGTTTTCATATcgatcaacaataacaaaagaggTAACCAGCATACACCTTCAAAGACACCTTTGAAGGCTTTAAAAATGGCGGTTTTAAATTGGCAAAGTGATGAAGAGCCTCGTTCTCTATCTTGTACCCGTAGTGTGATGAACACTACTCAACTGAAAGACACACGTAGCTTTGATGCTGTCATAATAAACTCAACTATGAGTAATGTATTAAGCGGTCTTGATTTTAAGTACGTGGATCCAAACGATTCACTTATCATACTCGGTACAAACAAACCGTTACAACTCAACAATATATCGTTGATTGATTTTGATCTGAGTTTTTACGATAAAATATTCTCATATTCCTTGAAATCCGATTTTATTTGGCAATCGcataaaatattgcgaaaaaatGATTCCAGAGTTATGGCACCCACATTGTATCCCAATTGGGACGCGCCGAAAGCGAACTTCTCGTCACATACTTCAAGAACATTCTTCTATGAAAGTGTAAGCGAATCATCGCCATTGTCGTTGGCCATATTGAATAGACCCTGTCAACCAGCACGTAAGGAGTTGATCGAACGCATAACACAAAATATGGATGTGCACACTTATGGCGACTGTGGTGAATACAG CTGCGGCGAAGGCATCTGCGAATTCATACCAAATACTCGAGGGAATAGaacttataaatttttcttGGCCTTCGAAGAGGAGTTGTGTGAGGACTATGTAAGCAAGAACTTTTTCAGAGCATTGGCAGGTCGACTGCTGCCGGTAGTCTTCGGCGGTGCAAATTATACGCGTTTCGCACCACCCAACTCATACATAAACGCCCGCGATTTTGCGAGTATACGCGAATTAACTGAATACCTGCTCTATCTGGACCAGAACCCCGAGGAACACATAAAATACTTCACATGGCATGATTCGTACCAAATACTACCAAATTCATTCAAGTTGCAGACAATTTGCGATTACTTGACTAATGCTAGAGACACACACATTGCGCTTGACACCATGAAGacgagaaacacaacaattGTGAATTGGTTAAGTGAGAATATGTGCAGGCCGTATGAACTGCCCGAAGCGTGGACTACTGGAGCTTCGGATTAA